Within the Vagococcus carniphilus genome, the region CGGCTACTGTTTCTTATAGATAAAAAAGACTGAAACCTGATAACTAGGTTCCAGTCTTTTTTCTATTCTATGGGAGCTTTGATTCTTTTTTCATAAGCATCTAACCATTCTTTTGTGATAGGGGTGATACTAGTTGTTTGATTTTCTCCTCTATTTGCCATGAAAATGGTTGGTTTTGTGGTGTCGTTTGCAACTGAAAAAGTAAATTCAACATTGGTTGCGACACCCCATTCTCCTTTTTTATTCATGGCAATTAAAGAAAAAGCACCTGCTTTACCGTAGCGTTTGGTTAGTAGGTCATGGAATGGATAAACGGTTTGATCACACGCCTCTTGTGGAGAAAGACCTTCTGACATTTTTCGAACAATTTCGTAGGAAAGGATTCCTTTCATCAAATCTTCTCCTAGTCCTGTTGCAGCAGCGCCACCAATTGTACTATCCACATAAAATCCTGAACCGGATAAAGGTGAGTCACCAACTCGTCCAGTTTTTTTCATGAAGAGTCCTGAGCTGGAAGTTCCAACTGACATAGATCCCATTTGATCCAGAGTTACAACTCCAACAGTATCATGGCCGTCATACGGATTTAACTGTTTACTTTTCATATCTTCTATCCGTTTTTCCCATATTTTTTTGGCTCGTTCTGTCAGCATCTCTTTTACTTCAAAACCTTCATCTTTTGCGTATTGAGTTGCTCCTTCACCAACTAAAAAGCTGTTAAATTTTTCCTCACTGAGTTTTTTAGCAACTGATATAGGGTTTTTTATATCCACAATACCTGCTACAGCACCAATTTGGAAGGTATCTCCATTCATAAAAGCGGCATCCATTTCTAGAATACCTTTTGCATTAGGAAGCCCACCGTATCCTACTGATTTATAAAAAGGATAATCTTCTACCTGTTTAATAGCAACTTCAAGTGCATCAGAGGCGTTTGTTCCAGATTCTAAAAGCTTAGTTGCTTCAACAACACTGTCATGAGCCATTCTCCAAGTTGCGATAGTACCAAAAGTCATCATCATCACTCCGTTCATTTATTTAATTAGTTCTGCTAAAAGATAGGTATATATTTCTAAATTTTTAAGTAAATCTTTTTGAGTCATGTACTCATTTTTGTTATGAGCAATTCCTTTTTGACCAGGAAAAGAAGGTCCAAAAGCAACAATATTAGGCATAGTGCGAGCGTATGTTGCTCCAGTTGTTGTGACAGGGGTACCATCTAAACCAGTTAATTCTTCGTAAACCTGTGTCATTGATTTAATCATTGGGTGATTTTTATCAAAAAAAGTTGCTGGAAGTTCCCTTTTGACATGAAGAGTAGAGGATTTGGGTAAAGATTTTTGTAACTTACTTAATAAATCCTCTTTTTTCATGGTAACTGGGTATCTAATAGATAGACCAAGCTTAATTTTATTTTCTTCAAATGTTAATTCAAAGGGGGTGAGTGACAAATCACCTGATTCTTGATCGTGATAATTTATCTTTAAACCAGAACCGTCATGTTGATTATGTAAACTATTATTTAGCCAAATTAAAAAAGAATTGAAGTCGCCTGAAACGAGATTTGTACTCACCATTTTATTAGCAAAAAGAGTAATCACATTTTCTCCTAAATCAGGAGCATTACTAGGTGCACGTTTTCCTTCAATTAAATATTTTTTTTGATTTATAGTTACTTCTAATCTATCAGGAATAGCACTTCTATCAAAATTCCCTTTAAAATAGGTAAGTGTGTCTAGAGAATTATCAGTAATAGGTGTTTCGATTTCTAAACGAATCATCCCCCGTTCCCCGTACACTGCAGGATACTTACAATCAGGTGTATAACCATATAATGGAGGATTTTCCTTTTCTAAATAAAGAGGAATATCAGCTGAACCACTTTCTTCGTCAGTTCCAAAAATAATTCGAACGGTTTTTGTTATAGGATAGTTTATTTCTTTTAAAACATATAATGCATATAGGTTAGCAATGATAGGTCCTTTATTATCTAAAACACCTCGACCATAAAAAATGCCGTTGTCTAGTGTTAAATCAAACGGTGGATAATCCCAACCATCTCCTTCAGCAACAACATCTAAATGTCCGACTATGCCAATGTAATTGTTATCGTCATCACCAAGCTGAGCGTAACCAACTGCATTGTTAATTATTTTTGTTTTAAATCCAAGTTCTTTTGAAAGAAGAATAGCTTCATCCAAGACAAGTTTTGGACCTAAACCAAAAGGAGCATTTTTTTCTGGAGTAGATTTTACGCTATTAATTTTCATGATACGTTTTAAACCTTTGTAAAAATCCGTTTCAATTTCAGCTAGTTTCTCTTTAAATAATGAAATATCCATATGTATCACTTCCTTAGATTTAAGTATATACTAGGTGGAAACACATTTGAACTATTTAGTTAAATAACTAAATAATAAGAGTAATAATCACAAATATTCATAAAAAGCTCTTTTTTTGCCAGAAATTTCCTAACCTTAAGAAAAGTTTGATAAGGCAGGTTTTTTAAAAAAGAGATATAGTATGAACATAATTGAGTAGTATAATAAATTTATAATACAGAGTTTACATATAGGGGGAAAAAATATGAAGAAAATAGGGTATGTGTACGCGTCTAGTGAGGAAAGTTATGTAAAAGAGCAGATTGAAGGGTTAAAAGCATTTGAAATTGAAACTGTTTCAATAGAAAAAGAAGATATGTCAGGTGTCGCTCAAAATGATGCTGTTTTAAAAGAAGTGGTAGAGAGTCTAGATTCTGGGGATGAATTAGTTGTCTATGAACTACGTTGTTTAGGGAAGTCTATTATTCAGCTAGCTGAATTTTTAAGCGATTTAAAAGAAAGAAACATTCAATTAATTGTAGTAAAAAAAGGTGCTGCATATAGTGATATTAAAGATGCTCCTTATGTTGAGATGATTTTGAAAATTGCTGAAATGGAAAAAATGATTATTCGTGAAAGAACAACAAAAGGATTGCAAGAAGCTCGCCGTAAAGGTCGTGTTGGTGGAAGACCAAAAATTTCGGAAGAAACAATCGAGCAAATTAGATATTTGTATAATAATAATCGATATACACTACGCCAAATTGCTGAAGAATGTAACATTTCATTAGGAACTGCGTATAAATACGTTCAAGAAAGATAATAAAAAAGTGAACTCAATGAGATTTATCCATCTCTTGAGTTCACTTTTTTTAGTTTAGTTGATCAAAATCATTGAAATATTTTCCATAACTTAAGTAAGTAGCAATCATCGTAGCAAAACCAGTTGTTGAGATGAGCATAAACATAACTACTATTTGATAACGAATAGCCGTTGTTGGATCAATACCAGCAAACATCAATCCACTCATCATACCAGGAAGGCTAACTAGACCAACTGTTTTGGTGCTATCAATACTTGGTGACATAGCGGTTTTAATACTTTCTCTAATAATTGGAAGCGTTGCTTGTTTTTTAGTTGCACCTAATGCCAATTTTTCTTGAACTTGTTGTTTTTGATCTGTAAATTTTGATTGCATGGTTCTATATCCAACACCAATAGCAGTCATTGCATTACTAGCAATCATACCGGTGATTGGAACAATTTGAGAAGGTGTCCATTTTAGAGTGCCAGATAAATAGAGAACGGTAAGTGAGACAAATGTTCCAACACCAATAGCAATAAGTGAAATTTGAAAACTGTTTTTTAAATGATTTGCTCTTTTTCCTGCATTATAAGCTGCGTTAAAAATAATAAAAAGAACCATGACAGTAGTTGTAATAACATTATCCAATTTGAAAATGGCACTTAGAACATAGCCGATAATAAATAATTGTATGACAGCTCGAATTGCTGCAATAAAAATGTCTTTACCTAATCCGAGCTTCTCTTTGTAATCAATAATAAGGGCGATTAAAACAAGTGAACTAGCAAAAAATAGAGAGGTATTTGAAATATCTAAATTATTCATTAATATCCTCCTTTATCGTTCCATTATCAATAATTAATTGTTGATTGGATGAAAGAAACTCTTCCTCATTATGGGTGACCCAAAGAATAGTTATCTGCTTATTTTGATTTAAGCTGTGGATAATATTATAAATAATTTGTCTGTTTTCATGATCAAGAGCACTAGTAACTTCATCTAATAAAAGAACTTTAGGTTGAAATAGTAGATTTCTAACAAAAGCTATCCGTTGTTTTTCTCCACCTGATAAAGAATCGATTGATTTATTAAGATAATCAGATGTTAATTTGACTGATTCGAGTAAGGAGATTGCTTTTGTTTCATCAAATGAAAGATTTCTTATTTCATATGGAAAAGTTAGATTATCGCGGACAGTTTCACCAAATAAAACTGGATTCTGGAAAAAATAGGAAACTTCTTTTCGGTAATCTGTGGAGAGATATAGATCTATTTTTTTGTCATTAAAGTAAATATCGCCACTTGTTGGTCTAATCATATTGGCAATTAATTTTAAAAGAGTACTTTTGCCACTACCTGATGGTCCGCTGATAGTTATTAAGTCTCCTTCTTTAACTTGAAATGAAATATTTTTTAATATATTTTTATCGTTAGCGCTATAGCTTAATTGATCTGTTTTTATAATAGTATTTGTCATTGTTAACCTCCTATAACCAGGACTCATTGTAGCATGCAGTCTTTTTTATTCTAAGTAAAATTACTTAAATGATAGTGATAGTCATCTTCATATGAGTAGTTGTTTATCGTTTTTTATAGTATATTTGAATAAGAAAATAAAAAGGAGGACAGGTAATGATTTATGATCAAGCAACAACAGTAGATATTCCTCAAATAAAAGCTTTATATCAAGAGTTGACGCAAAGAATTCATGAATTAGAACCTGATTTTTTTAAAGATGCTCAGCAAAGAAACTCTTTCTTTGAAGAGATGATCCTTTCCAAAAATTCAGATATACTAATAGTAAAAGATGGTGCCAATCTTGTAGGGTTAGCGATTATTCAATTACAAGAGACACCTGATTATCCCATTTTTGAAAAACACACATTTTGTTATTGTTTAGATCTTGTTGTCACAAAAGATTATCGAGCTCAAGGAATTGCTAGTAAACTATTATCACAAATTGAAGAGTGGGCTTATCAAAAAAAGGCAGAATATATTGAGTTAAGTGTTTTGAATAAAAATAAAAATGCTTTTAATTTATATCAATCAACTGGTTTTTTAGAAAAAATGACAACACTTTATAAAAAAGTAGATAAAAAATAAGAAATTCATTACGAAAATCTTGAAAGTAAGTGCTTGATAGAGTAGGATATCAAAGAAGGATTAAATAGAATTAAGTGAGGGATACCCATGCAAACAAAAAATGAGCGCCCCGTTGTAATAGGAGTCACAGGTGGTTCAGGAAGTGGTAAAACAAGTGTTAGTCGTGCAATTTTAAATGCTCTACCAAACCATTCAATCTTACTTTTTGAGCAAGACTCTTATTATAAAGATCAAAGTCACTTGTCATTTGAAGAAAGATTAAATACAAATTATGATCATCCCTTGGCGTTTGATACAGATTTGTTGATAGAACATTTAAAACAATTGATGTCTTATCAATCGATTGACAAACCAGTTTATGATTATGAGGCTCACACAAGAAGTGCAGAAGTTGTACATCAAGACCCTAAAGAAGTCATTATTTTAGAAGGTATCTTAATTTTAGAAGATGAGAGATTAAGAGATTTAATGGATATCAAAGTATACGTTGATACTGAAGATGATATTAGAATTATTCGTCGAATTAAACGTGATATGGAAGACAGAGGTCGTTCATTGGATTCTGTCATAGAGCAGTATCTAAATGTTGTGAAACCGATGCATCATCAATTTATAGAACCAACCAAAAAATACGCTGATATAATTGTGCCAGAAGGTGGCGAAAATCAAGTAGCCATTGATTTATTAACAACAAAAGTAAGAAGTATTTTAGAAAATTAATTTTATTTTCTACTATAATAGATAGAAATAAGGAGGAATTAACATGAGTCAATTTCCACAATTAAATTTAGAAGAAAATAAGGTGACAGCTGTCATTAAAACAAACAGAGGGGATATCAAAGTAGCTTTATTCCCAGAGCAAGCACCTAAAACTGTAAAGAACTTTATTGAGTTAAGTAAAAAAGGTTACTATGATGGAGTTATCTTCCATAGAATTATTCCTGATTTTATGATCCAAGGTGGCGATCCAACTGGAACAGGTATGGGTGGAGAAAGTATTTACGGAGCAAAATTTGAAGATGAGTTTTCTAAAGATTTATTTAATTTAAGAGGAGCTCTATCAATGGCTAACGCTGGTCCTAATACTAATGGTAGTCAATTCTTCATCGTTCAAAATCAAAATGTACCAGCTAACATGTTAGGTCAACTTGAAGGAGCAGGTTTCCCTGAAGAAGTGATTGAAGCTTATAAGAATGGTGGAACACCATGGCTAGATTTCAGACATACTGTTTTTGGTCATGTAATTGAAGGAATGGATGTTGTTGACGAAATGTCATCTGTCCAAAGAGATCCACAAGATCGACCTTTATATGATATTACAATTGATGGTGTTGAAATAAATGAATAATCAAAAAGATTGAGAGTATAAATGCTCTCAATCTTTTTTTATGATAAACTATTGATGAATTATATTTAAGGAGATGGCATTTATGGAATATAAAATTGGCATGATTATTTCTGGGAAAATAACAGGTATCCAACCTTATGGAGCATTTGTCTCTTTAGACGGAAATCATCAGGGGCTAATTCATGTCTCTGAAGTTAAGCATGGATTCATAAAAAATATTTCTGAAGAACTAGAAATAGGTCAAGAAGTTACTGTAAAAGTAATTGATATAGATGAGTACACTAAAAAAATTAGTCTATCATTAAGAGTGTTACAAGAAACACCACCTGCTGTGTATAGAAAGAAAAAATATTTTACTAATAAAAATAAAAAAATAGGATTTGCTAGTATTGAAGAGCGTTTAGATAAGTGGACGCAAGATGCTCTAAAAGAAACCTTGGAAAATAACTGATTTCTTTCTGAAAATATGTTATACTTCTTTTTGTTGATCAAATTAAGCATTAAACCAATCAAACTTAAGAGGTGGAATATGTTGACACAAGCAAAAGTAGCTGGAACAGTTATTCTTAATCAAGAGAATGGACATAAAAAGTTTCTAGTTAAAAAGGAACACGATCATGTTGAGTTTGTTATGACAGAAGTTGATGCAAATTATACAAGTTTAGCTTGTATTTTAAATGAAATCAGAGATGAAGTTCATTTGAATACCACTGATATGGATTTAGTCGAATTGACTAATATTAATGTTGGCAATGTTAAGATGCCGCTTTTTGTTTTTAGTTTAGATGAGGAAAAAAATAATTTGAGTTTCGAACAAGAACAATTCACTTGGGAAGAACCTTCTACATTAAGAGAAGTTCTTCAAAATTTTCAAATAAGTGGTGTTCCATATTTAAGTTAAAAATATTTTATTTTATTGTTGACTTATTTTTAAAAAATTGTTATTATATAAAAGTTGATTGAAACAGCTTTGTAACAAACGTTATGAAAAAATAAAAACAAAAAATATTGTTGACATATTTTTAATAACATGTTATTATATAAAAGTTGTTACGACAACGTAATTAAAAAGAGATAGATCTTTGAAAACTGAACAAAGTAAGACAAACCAAATGTGTAGGGCGTTTTTACTTCTAGTAAAAACAAACCATATTTAGTGAATAACATTCGCTAGCAAGTTTTAAAATTAATGAGCTAAACATCGCAAGATGTTAATCAACTTTTATTGAGAGTTTGATCCTGGCTCAGGACGAACGCTGGCGGCGTGCCTAATACATGCAAGTCGAACGCTTTGATTTTCACCGGAGCTTGCTCCACCGAAAATCAAAGAGTGGCGGACGGGTGAGTAACACGTGGGCAACCTGCCCAACAGAGGGGGATAACACTTGGAAACAGGTGCTAATACCGCATAATTTGTTTTTCCGCATGGAAGAATAATAAAAGATGCTTCGGTGTCACTGTTGGATGGGCCCGCGCTGCATTAGTTAGTTGGTGGGGTAACGGCCTACCAAGACCATGATGCATAGCCGACCTGAGAGGGTGATCGGCCACACTGGGACTGAGACACGGCCCAGACTCCTACGGGAGGCAGCAGTAGGGAATCTTCGGCAATGGACGAAAGTCTGACCGAGCAACGCCGCGTGAGTGAAGAAGGTTTTCGGATCGTAAAACTCTGTTGTTAGAGAAGAACAAGTGAGAGAGTTACTGTTCTCACCTTGACGGTATCTAACCAGAAAGCCACGGCTAACTACGTGCCAGCAGCCGCGGTAATACGTAGGTGGCAAGCGTTGTCCGGATTTATTGGGCGTAAAGCGAGCGCAGGCGGTTTCTTAAGTCTGATGTGAAAGCCCTCGGCTCAACCGAGGAAGGTCATTGGAAACTGGGGAACTTGAGTGCAGAAGAGGAGAGTGGAATTCCATGTGTAGCGGTGAAATGCGTAGATATATGGAGGAACACCAGTGGCGAAGGCGACTCTCTGGTCTGTAACTGACGCTGAGGCTCGAAAGCGTGGGGAGCAAACAGGATTAGATACCCTGGTAGTCCACGCCGTAAACGATGAGTGCTAAGTGTTGGAGGGTTTCCGCCCTTCAGTGCTGCAGTTAACGCATTAAGCACTCCGCCTGGGGAGTACGGCCGCAAGGCTGAAACTCAAAGGAATTGACGGGGGCCCGCACAAGCGGTGGAGCATGTGGTTTAATTCGAAGCAACGCGAAGAACCTTACCAGGTCTTGACATCCTTTGACCACTCTAGAGATAGAGCTTTCCCTTCGGGGACAAAGTGACAGGTGGTGCATGGTTGTCGTCAGCTCGTGTCGTGAGATGTTGGGTTAAGTCCCGCAACGAGCGCAACCCTTATTGTTAGTTGCCATCATTCAGTTGGGCACTCTAGCGAGACTGCCGGTGACAAACCGGAGGAAGGTGGGGATGACGTCAAATCATCATGCCCCTTATGACCTGGGCTACACACGTGCTACAATGGACGGTACAATGAGTCGCAAGACCGCGAGGTTTAGCTAATCTCTTAAAGCCGTTCTCAGTTCGGATTGTAGGCTGCAACTCGCCTACATGAAGCCGGAATCGCTAGTAATCGTGGATCAGCACGCCACGGTGAATACGTTCCCGGGCCTTGTACACACCGCCCGTCACACCACGAGAGTTTGTAACACCCAAAGTCGGTGAGGTAACCTTTTGGAGCCAGCCGCCTAAGGTGGGATAGATGATTGGGGTGAAGTCGTAACAAGGTAGCCGTATCGGAAGGTGCGGCTGGATCACCTCCTTTCTAAGGAATATTACGGAAAACACATTGGTACTTACTTTGTTCAGTTTTGAGAGATTTATTCTCTTGTTTTTATATCTCTAAATAGGGGCCTTAGCTCAGCTGGGAGAGCGCCTGCCTTGCACGCAGGAGGTCAGCGGTTCGATCCCGCTAGGCTCCATTGGTGTCTTTGACACCATTTGTATTGTTCATTGAAAACTGGATAGTTGAAGTTAGACATCAACATTAATTTTTAACACACCGAGTTGATCAGTTTTATTAGTAAAATTGTGACACATAAATAGTTTTACTTGAATATCGCTATTTAAGTAAAATCAGAAACATCTAACTCATATATAGTTAGAAAAGGTTAAGTGAATAAGGGCGCACGGTGGATGCCTTGGCACTAGAAGCCGATGAAGGACGGGACTAACTCCGATATGCTTTGGGGAGCTGTAAGTAAGCTATGATCCAGAGATTTCCGAATGGGGGAACCCAGCATCTTTTATAGGATGTTACTTTCAAGTGAATACATAGCTTGTTAGAGGTAGACGCAGAGAACTGAAACATCTAAGTACCTGCAGGAAGAGAAAGAAAATTCGATTTCCTTAGTAGCGGCGAGCGAAACGGAAACAGCCCAAACCAAGAAGCTTGCTTCTTGGGGTTGTAGGACTCAGCTGTGGTAGCTGTTGTGGATAGTTGAATCGATCTGGAAAGATCAGCCGGAGCGGGTAAAAGCCCCGTAGACGAAATCGACAACACACCTATGAGTATCCTGAGTACGGCGGAACACGAGAAATTCCGTCGGAATCCGGGAGGACCATCTCCCAAGGCTAAATACTCTCTAGTGACCGATAGTGAACCAGTACCGTGAGGGAAAGGTGAAAAGCACCCCGGAAGGGGAGTGAAATAGAACCTGAAACCGTGTGCCTACAACAAGTCAGAGCCCGTTAATGGGTGATGGCGTGCCTTTTGCAGAATGAACCGGCGAGTTACGATTGCATGCGAGGTTAAGCTGAAGAAGCGGAGCCGTAGCGAAAGCGAGTCTGAATAGGGCGAGTGAGTATGTAGTCGTAGACCCGAAACCATGTGACCTACCCATGTCCAGGTTGAAGGTGCGGTAAAACGCACTGGAGGACCGAACCCACGTACGTTGAAAAGTGCGGGGATGAGGTGTGGGTAGCGGAGAAATTCCAAACGAACTTGGAGATAGCTGGTTCTCTCCGAAATAGCTTTAGGGCTAGCCTCGGAATTAAGAATGATGGAGGTAGAGCACTGTTTGGACTAGGGGCCCGTCTTGGGTTACCGAATTCAGATAAACTCCGAATGCCATTCATTTATGTCCGGGAGTCAGACAGTGAGTGATAAGATCCATTGTCGAAAGGGAAACAGCCCAGACCACCAGCTAAGGTCCCCAAATATATGTTAAGTGGAAAAGGATGTGAGGGTGCACAAACAACTAGGATGTTGGCTCAGAAGCAGCCATCATTTAAAGAGTGCGTAATAGCTCACTAGTCGAGTGCCCTTGCGCCGAAAATGTACCGGGGCTAAACATATTACCGAAGCTGTGGATAGAACCTTTTGGTTCTATGGTAGGAGAGCGTTCTAAGGGCGTCGAAGCTAGATCGTAAGGACTGGTGGAGCGCTTAGAAGTGAGAATGCCGGTATGAGTAGCGAAAGACAGGTGAGAATCCTGTCCACCGAATGACTAAGGTTTCCTGGGGAAGGCTCGTCCTCCCAGGGTTAGTCGGGACCTAAGCCGAGGCCGATAGGCGTAGGCGATGGATAACAGGTTGAGATTCCTGTACCCGTTTGTTTTGTTTGAACAATGGAGGGACGCAGTAGGTTACAAGTTCGCACTGTTGGATATGTGCGTTCAAGCAATAAGTCTTGATAAGAGTCAAATGCTTTTATCTCTAAGGACAAGTTGTGATGAGGAGGGAAATTTAGTACCAAAGTCTTAATATCACACTGCCAAGAAAAGCTTCTAGTTAGAAACAAACGGCCCGTACCGCAAACCGACACAGGTAGTCGAGGAGAGAATCCTAAGGTGAGCGAGAGAACTCTCGTTAAGGAACTCGGCAAAATGACCCCGTAACTTAGGGAGAAGGGGTGCTGAACGCAAGTTCAGCCGCAGTGAATAGGCCCAAGCGACTGTTTATCAAAAA harbors:
- a CDS encoding CvfD/Ygs/GSP13 family RNA-binding post-transcriptional regulator, producing MEYKIGMIISGKITGIQPYGAFVSLDGNHQGLIHVSEVKHGFIKNISEELEIGQEVTVKVIDIDEYTKKISLSLRVLQETPPAVYRKKKYFTNKNKKIGFASIEERLDKWTQDALKETLENN
- a CDS encoding GNAT family N-acetyltransferase, yielding MIYDQATTVDIPQIKALYQELTQRIHELEPDFFKDAQQRNSFFEEMILSKNSDILIVKDGANLVGLAIIQLQETPDYPIFEKHTFCYCLDLVVTKDYRAQGIASKLLSQIEEWAYQKKAEYIELSVLNKNKNAFNLYQSTGFLEKMTTLYKKVDKK
- a CDS encoding ABC transporter ATP-binding protein, which encodes MTNTIIKTDQLSYSANDKNILKNISFQVKEGDLITISGPSGSGKSTLLKLIANMIRPTSGDIYFNDKKIDLYLSTDYRKEVSYFFQNPVLFGETVRDNLTFPYEIRNLSFDETKAISLLESVKLTSDYLNKSIDSLSGGEKQRIAFVRNLLFQPKVLLLDEVTSALDHENRQIIYNIIHSLNQNKQITILWVTHNEEEFLSSNQQLIIDNGTIKEDINE
- a CDS encoding N(4)-(beta-N-acetylglucosaminyl)-L-asparaginase, encoding MTFGTIATWRMAHDSVVEATKLLESGTNASDALEVAIKQVEDYPFYKSVGYGGLPNAKGILEMDAAFMNGDTFQIGAVAGIVDIKNPISVAKKLSEEKFNSFLVGEGATQYAKDEGFEVKEMLTERAKKIWEKRIEDMKSKQLNPYDGHDTVGVVTLDQMGSMSVGTSSSGLFMKKTGRVGDSPLSGSGFYVDSTIGGAAATGLGEDLMKGILSYEIVRKMSEGLSPQEACDQTVYPFHDLLTKRYGKAGAFSLIAMNKKGEWGVATNVEFTFSVANDTTKPTIFMANRGENQTTSITPITKEWLDAYEKRIKAPIE
- a CDS encoding recombinase family protein, with product MKKIGYVYASSEESYVKEQIEGLKAFEIETVSIEKEDMSGVAQNDAVLKEVVESLDSGDELVVYELRCLGKSIIQLAEFLSDLKERNIQLIVVKKGAAYSDIKDAPYVEMILKIAEMEKMIIRERTTKGLQEARRKGRVGGRPKISEETIEQIRYLYNNNRYTLRQIAEECNISLGTAYKYVQER
- a CDS encoding Sapep family Mn(2+)-dependent dipeptidase, which encodes MDISLFKEKLAEIETDFYKGLKRIMKINSVKSTPEKNAPFGLGPKLVLDEAILLSKELGFKTKIINNAVGYAQLGDDDNNYIGIVGHLDVVAEGDGWDYPPFDLTLDNGIFYGRGVLDNKGPIIANLYALYVLKEINYPITKTVRIIFGTDEESGSADIPLYLEKENPPLYGYTPDCKYPAVYGERGMIRLEIETPITDNSLDTLTYFKGNFDRSAIPDRLEVTINQKKYLIEGKRAPSNAPDLGENVITLFANKMVSTNLVSGDFNSFLIWLNNSLHNQHDGSGLKINYHDQESGDLSLTPFELTFEENKIKLGLSIRYPVTMKKEDLLSKLQKSLPKSSTLHVKRELPATFFDKNHPMIKSMTQVYEELTGLDGTPVTTTGATYARTMPNIVAFGPSFPGQKGIAHNKNEYMTQKDLLKNLEIYTYLLAELIK
- a CDS encoding ABC transporter permease, which produces MNNLDISNTSLFFASSLVLIALIIDYKEKLGLGKDIFIAAIRAVIQLFIIGYVLSAIFKLDNVITTTVMVLFIIFNAAYNAGKRANHLKNSFQISLIAIGVGTFVSLTVLYLSGTLKWTPSQIVPITGMIASNAMTAIGVGYRTMQSKFTDQKQQVQEKLALGATKKQATLPIIRESIKTAMSPSIDSTKTVGLVSLPGMMSGLMFAGIDPTTAIRYQIVVMFMLISTTGFATMIATYLSYGKYFNDFDQLN
- a CDS encoding peptidylprolyl isomerase, which codes for MSQFPQLNLEENKVTAVIKTNRGDIKVALFPEQAPKTVKNFIELSKKGYYDGVIFHRIIPDFMIQGGDPTGTGMGGESIYGAKFEDEFSKDLFNLRGALSMANAGPNTNGSQFFIVQNQNVPANMLGQLEGAGFPEEVIEAYKNGGTPWLDFRHTVFGHVIEGMDVVDEMSSVQRDPQDRPLYDITIDGVEINE
- the udk gene encoding uridine kinase, translated to MQTKNERPVVIGVTGGSGSGKTSVSRAILNALPNHSILLFEQDSYYKDQSHLSFEERLNTNYDHPLAFDTDLLIEHLKQLMSYQSIDKPVYDYEAHTRSAEVVHQDPKEVIILEGILILEDERLRDLMDIKVYVDTEDDIRIIRRIKRDMEDRGRSLDSVIEQYLNVVKPMHHQFIEPTKKYADIIVPEGGENQVAIDLLTTKVRSILEN